In the genome of Spirochaetia bacterium, one region contains:
- a CDS encoding tyrosine-type recombinase/integrase — MDGYGLLGEYLDVLKAVGSRSPNTLEAYGNDIRQFLAFLADKQIDIAAVADGDAILYLGLLEGQHLSKRSIARKISCLRGFFTYCRKHGYTEHNPFSSVSTRGTGRPLPTVLTVEEVHRLLSQPTDTFPKLRNVLLFTMLYDTGCRIGELLPLNVRDVDLEADGFLVMGKGSKQRKVYLTDHCRELARYYLSQRSVLQRLKGIKGKSDLDIFFVSDKGKRLSISTVESIFEAQRLAFGWQKRFTPHVLRHTYATHLLDNGASIRVVQELLGHVSLSTTQIYTHVSQKKMREVYLDSHPHGRET, encoded by the coding sequence ATGGATGGGTATGGATTGCTTGGAGAATATCTTGATGTGCTGAAAGCTGTCGGCTCACGTAGTCCTAATACGCTGGAAGCCTATGGGAATGATATCAGACAGTTCTTGGCTTTTCTGGCTGATAAGCAGATTGATATTGCTGCCGTTGCTGACGGGGATGCCATACTGTATCTTGGACTGCTGGAGGGACAACATCTGTCAAAACGGAGCATAGCCAGAAAAATCAGTTGTCTGCGAGGGTTCTTTACCTATTGCCGCAAACATGGCTATACGGAACATAATCCGTTTTCTTCAGTATCAACCAGGGGGACAGGACGACCGCTTCCGACGGTCCTTACTGTCGAGGAAGTACATCGTCTGCTCAGTCAGCCGACAGATACCTTCCCGAAATTAAGGAACGTACTGCTGTTTACGATGCTCTACGACACCGGTTGCAGGATAGGGGAATTGCTGCCTCTCAACGTACGGGATGTTGACCTGGAAGCCGATGGTTTCCTTGTCATGGGAAAAGGAAGCAAGCAGAGAAAAGTTTACCTGACGGACCATTGCAGGGAACTTGCCCGGTACTACCTTTCCCAGAGAAGTGTCCTGCAAAGACTCAAGGGGATCAAGGGAAAGTCGGATCTGGACATTTTCTTTGTATCAGACAAAGGAAAAAGGTTGTCGATTTCAACTGTTGAGAGTATTTTTGAAGCACAGCGTCTTGCTTTTGGCTGGCAGAAGAGATTTACGCCGCATGTCCTGCGGCATACCTATGCTACCCATTTGCTTGACAACGGGGCATCCATAAGGGTTGTCCAGGAACTGTTGGGGCATGTGTCGCTTTCGACAACACAGATTTATACGCATGTCTCACAGAAAAAAATGAGGGAAGTCTATTTGGACAGTCATCCTCATGGAAGGGAAACAT
- a CDS encoding TSUP family transporter, giving the protein MDPKMLIILCPLIFLAGFVDSIAGGGGLISLTSYMALGMPPHLALGNNKFASTSGTTVAAIRYIRAGQVEMKLGTFAVIFSLVGSAVGAHVALQASDTFLRYLMVVLVPVIAAFTLLKKDFGVAKRRMADGPLTYFICCIACLLIGFYDGFFGPGTGVFLTFLFSALIGLDIVTSCGTTKIVNLASNVAALATFILNGNIDYLIAIPCAACQIAGSYLGAGMAIRKGVAIVKPIMLIVMALLLLKLIFSFLV; this is encoded by the coding sequence ATGGATCCGAAGATGCTTATCATATTATGTCCTCTTATTTTCCTTGCCGGTTTCGTTGATTCAATTGCAGGCGGCGGCGGCTTGATTTCCCTTACTTCCTACATGGCATTGGGAATGCCGCCTCATCTGGCATTGGGAAACAACAAGTTTGCCTCTACCAGCGGTACGACGGTGGCTGCGATACGTTATATCAGAGCCGGACAAGTTGAGATGAAATTGGGAACCTTCGCTGTCATCTTCAGCCTTGTCGGTTCCGCTGTCGGAGCCCATGTGGCACTCCAGGCTTCAGATACGTTCCTGCGGTATCTGATGGTGGTGCTGGTCCCTGTCATAGCAGCCTTTACGCTGTTGAAAAAGGACTTCGGGGTTGCAAAGAGACGGATGGCAGATGGTCCGCTTACTTACTTCATATGCTGCATAGCCTGCCTGCTCATCGGATTCTATGACGGTTTTTTCGGACCTGGAACCGGTGTTTTCCTTACTTTCCTTTTTTCTGCCTTGATCGGACTTGATATCGTCACTTCCTGCGGTACGACAAAGATTGTCAACTTGGCCAGCAACGTTGCGGCTTTGGCAACATTCATCCTCAATGGCAACATTGATTATCTTATTGCAATCCCCTGTGCTGCATGCCAGATTGCCGGTTCATATCTGGGTGCTGGCATGGCAATCAGGAAAGGTGTTGCAATTGTCAAGCCGATCATGCTGATCGTAATGGCACTGTTGCTTTTGAAACTCATTTTCAGTTTCCTGGTCTGA
- a CDS encoding tyrosine-type recombinase/integrase produces the protein MPLSIYRDQILEDYRDYLAYQRRLLDVTVADYLREVSTFLAYLVSIGKDVDDFASRDVEGYMVSCDNQRQLCDRTKAKDMSALRSFAGFLVSHRYRTDNPLELLDAIKVHRKLPEVASKEEIDHLFAVIPLTDSLSIRDRALFELIYSCGLRISEAISLRLPDYQKNAVTIVGKGRKMRTIPVGEVAQKYMDLYFAESRPLLTGGKKNPLVFLGRRGTGLTRQAVSKRLEMYALQADLPFLHVHTLRHCFATHLLQGGADLRVVQELLGHSDIQTTQIYTHVDDTDRKQAYARYHKDLASDKPVREHE, from the coding sequence ATGCCTCTCTCTATCTATCGGGACCAGATCCTCGAAGACTATCGTGATTATCTGGCATATCAGCGGCGGTTGCTTGACGTGACCGTCGCTGACTATCTGCGGGAAGTCTCTACGTTCCTTGCTTATCTAGTCTCAATCGGAAAAGATGTCGATGATTTTGCATCAAGGGATGTGGAAGGCTACATGGTCAGTTGCGACAACCAGCGACAGCTCTGTGACCGGACCAAGGCAAAGGATATGTCTGCCTTGCGAAGTTTTGCAGGTTTCCTGGTTTCCCATAGATATCGCACTGATAATCCCCTTGAATTGCTCGATGCCATCAAAGTACACCGGAAACTTCCTGAAGTTGCCTCAAAAGAAGAAATAGACCATCTGTTTGCCGTGATTCCCCTTACAGATTCCCTTTCTATCAGGGACAGGGCCTTGTTTGAGCTTATTTATAGCTGTGGACTGCGGATAAGCGAGGCTATCTCATTGCGATTGCCTGATTATCAGAAGAACGCCGTTACCATAGTAGGCAAAGGCAGGAAGATGCGGACGATACCGGTAGGTGAAGTAGCCCAGAAATATATGGATTTGTATTTCGCTGAATCCCGTCCCCTGCTGACCGGAGGGAAAAAGAACCCGCTTGTATTCCTTGGCAGGCGGGGAACAGGACTGACACGTCAGGCTGTAAGCAAGAGATTGGAAATGTATGCACTTCAGGCTGATCTTCCATTCCTGCATGTCCATACGCTCCGGCATTGCTTTGCAACTCACCTGCTGCAAGGCGGGGCTGACCTTCGGGTCGTCCAGGAACTGCTTGGCCATAGTGACATCCAGACGACGCAGATATATACTCACGTCGATGATACTGACAGGAAACAGGCGTATGCCAGATATCACAAGGACCTTGCATCTGATAAGCCTGTACGGGAGCACGAGTGA